In the Callospermophilus lateralis isolate mCalLat2 chromosome 7, mCalLat2.hap1, whole genome shotgun sequence genome, CCCATGACCCACCCCTTGGGAAAATGAGACACCCTGTTGTAGTGTTTGAGAGAACAGGGTGGGAATAAAAAGTAGGAAGGTGAGAGCACGAAAGAGCAGCACTGAGACTGGGAGTTGCTGCAGGAACCCCAAGAAGTGAAGAGATATCCTGAAAAGTGTTTGGGGTTGGAAGCAGGGTGTGAACAAGGAGCCAGGCCTGGAGAGAGAAGCAAAACCTGCAAAATGGAGTGGGAAATTCATGAGAAAGTAGAGTGTGCAAAATCATGATAGGCTGTGTTGCAGGGCATACATGGAAAGCAAGGGATTGCTTCTGCAGGAGGGCAAAGATCTAGGAGAATACCCATAAGTAGAGGTCCTTACTGCTTCTGAACAAATGCAAGTGAGTTTGGACCCTAGCACAAGTGGTCCTCTGTGTTTATTGGTGTGCTGTGCCTGTGGGTATTCAAGTCATCCCACAGGCTTGTGAAATGACCAGGGCATGAATTCTTATGTCTGTAATCCAGTTAATGGAGTACTTATCCTTCCTTGCTAATAAGTTTGCTGTGCTTGTGGACACGTTTACCCATGTGTACGTGCATCGTGCCATAAGCACATGCAAGAGATCCCTGTGTCCAAGGTATGCGTAAGAGCTGGTTCTCCAATCTGTCCCATCAATGTCTGATCCCCGCCCTCCTTGGCTCCTCCCACTTAGCTCAACGCCCGGATTCCCCGGGCCCGCCTAGGCTTTGGAAGCCCCCCAGCAGGCGGATCTGCTCAGTCTGCATGGAGTGGCGTCTCACCAACTTGCGCTTGGTCCTGGGAGAGCCGGGCACCCcggggtggggaggggcaggcAGTGAAGGCGCCCGACCTCCGGGTTGGGGGCGAATGTCGGGGATGGGGGGGTGGGGACTGACGTTGAGTGGGGGCAGGAAACCCGGCCGCGTTTGGGAGATGTGGTCCAGGAGCAGCGTCCCTGAGCCCCTCCGTTCCAGCAGCCCGGGACTCCGCCTCCGCCCGCTCAGCGGAGACACAGCCCCGGGCAGACTTTCCTGGGACTGACGCGGGGAGGGAACCGAGCCGGCTGGAGGGAGGGTCAGCGGGGAGGCGCTGTATCGGCGACGTTCGAGGGACAGTCGACTGGACTCAGGCGAATCAGGGCAAAGATGTCCCGGGGTGTCGAGCTCCACCGGCTCCATGCGGCTCAGTTTTTGGCGTAGCCCTGAAGGGGGACCAGACTCTTGAGCCTCGGGCGCCGTGTTTCGGCGAGAGAGAGGACCTCCGCCAGTCACTTTTTCCGCCCAAGGGGGAGGATCCTCCGGGCCTTCCGTGCTGTGACGTCGGGAAAGACGGGGTCGACCCGTCAGAGTCAGACCATTGAATTCCGCGGTCAGGCGCTCGATCCCGGGTCTTCCTTCGGCAGGAGGGACAGGTTGAGGCGGAGCCACTAGGCCCCAGGGCTCGGAGTTAAGCCTTTTGAGTGGTTTAGGGGGATGTCGAGGCGGTTTGGGGAGCGGCTCAGAAGGGGAGGGGTCATCAGGGGGCTTAGGAAGAGGGAATTCAAACACGTCCcgcttctcctcttcttcctgggCGCGAGGGGATAATAATCCTCGTCCTCCTGCAGTTTGCAATTGGATTTCCGAAGGCGACGTGCAGACCCCAGGGCTAGGAGGAGCGGGAGCAGGGTCCTCCACCCCGGGGGACGGTGGGGAATTGAGATACTGCCGGGTCTTCTTGGTGCCCGAGGGCGAGGTATCCGTGGTTATAATGATGACCTCCGTGCCCTTGGCCTTGCAGGCGTCCAGGAGTGTCGCAAGGGTCTCGCGGTCTCCGCGGTCCAGGGCATGGACAAGCGCCGAGGCGCCTGCGTGATCTCGGACTGAGGGATCTGCGCCGTGGGCAAGGAGCAACGAGGCCACTGCGGCACCCCCACCCCCGGCGCAAGCGTGCATGAGCGCGGTGCGCCCTAGGCGGTCTGCGATGTTGGGGTCTGCGCCTTGCTCCAAGAGGTAGCGTACCATGCGCGCCTTATTCTGGGGGTCGTCGTAGCGGGCCCGACAGGCCGCCATTAGCGCAGTCTCCCCCTGGGCATCACCCTCATTCACGTATGCTCCTCCCTCCAGAAGCAAACGGGCCAAGCGTAGCTTACCCTGACCCACGGCCCGAAGAAGAGCGTGTCCTTCGGTGTGCAGCATAGCTGCGGCTGGGGCGAAAGCACCGATAGAACGGGGACCGGGACCTGCCGAGGACGGCTAGGGATCTGGGGCTTGTGGCTGGCAGAGGCCTGAGGTCTCAGAGGTGAAGCCTATCCCTgcgagaaagagagagattttattgacagattcagtagggaaactgaggcaccggGTGTGAGGCGGGAGAAATCCAAAGCCTACAGCCCTTCCTCTAACTATCCTGCCTTTGAGCCGCCCCTTCCCCCAGCGCATGCCTGAGGAGGTGGGAAGGAGGCACCCGCACCAAAGGATGAGCGCGTGCAAATATGTACGTGCACGCGCAGGGATATTCGCACCCCCAACCTCACCCCTCGGCTTATCAGACCTTTCCAGCATCCCCCTTTTCTTAGCCACACTTGGAATCCCCCTTTCTAGGATGCTGAACGCCACCCACCCACACATATGCACCGGTACAGTCACACACCACATTTCCATTCCTAATCTCTTTTAGGTTGCCACAACCCCTAAAATTGAGTAGGGGTAGGAAAACATCTTGCGTTTAAGACCTAAAAGGGATGGAGGAATAATTGGGGATTTCTATTTCCCCTGATATACTCCCCATCACTCCATGCTCTTTTCCCTTCCAGATTGTGAGCCCAAATAGATACCTGAATGTCCGCAGAATTTCTGCCAGGCCAGGATTGGAGACGCGGCCATGGAGCAGCTGGAATGCAGGAGCCGAGTTCCAGGGGGCTCATATggcgtggtggtggtggggggtgccCGGATTCCCCTGGTGTCAGTATCTGCGCCCCAGCGCCGGATCCTGGTCCCTCCTCCCGGTGCGCCCCGGGCACAGCGCCGGCTCTGGAGGAGAgaagctgggggggggggggggcggagctCTGCTGTGCTATTTATAGCCCAGTCTCTGCGGGTGGGGGCGTCGGCACCAAACTGCTCCCCACCCATGCACACATAAACCCTGAAAAACCTAGAGACTGCAGTCCTGACTTCCCTGTCTCAGCCGACCTCCCCCAGCCCCAGCAAACCCAAGCATTCCTTAGGAGACTCCTCTGCGACCTATACAGCGAGCGTTCAGATTCTTCGCGGAGCTTCAGCAGATCTCCACTCAGTGTGTTTATGCGCTCCTGTGCGCCAGACCTGACTGCCACACACGGCATATGGCACACGATTGCAGAGGGGTGGAGGGCGGCGATTAAGACCCACATCGGCATCCACACTGCAGAGAGTCTGGCTGTCTTCATGCCAGGGAAACATGGTCCAGCCTGGAGTTAGACACAGCAGTACAGCCCCAGTCCGGTCCTCACACCACAGAGAATACACACCTTCAGCTCCCTTATTTAGAGCTCCTAGATGAGTGTGAAGATGATGGATATCCCGGGCATTTTTAGATAGGGCAAGGGTCATTCCCAGACACCTCTTTCCCCTGCGCGGGAAGCGGGGGCGGGGATAGGAAAGGGGCAGGGAGATGAGCAAAGCATGTCACGCACACCCTCTTTCATTGTATCTCTTTGCTCTCGATCTTGCTTAGACTCATTTTTTCCATCTTGTTGGAAGGTCCCTGTCCGAATCACTCTGTCTTCTCTATTCCTGTTTGTCACTATTGGTCTCTCTCACTGTCTGCCTCTCCTTGCCACCTGCCCTGTCTCCATGGTTACCACAGCTTCCATCTGCATATTTTAGGAATGAGTTTGTGTCCAGCTGGAAGACACCAAATGAAATGGGGGATGAAAAAAATCTGAAGATTTGTAAGTTTCACCAGGGTCCTAGATAATTCGGAGGCTGGAGGCCCCCAGACAGAAgacactaaaaataaagttcctgggtaaaggagagagaaaaatatttaCAGCATAACTATTAATTTTTACTAGTTACTGATGGCAAATATGTACCAAGTGCCTCATATATCATATTTCCAATTCTTCACAACTCTGTAAGAGCTACAATCTTCTTGTAAAACATGATATAACAAGGTTAAGCAAGTTCTCCGGAGCTTCCCAGCTATGTTTTTGTTCTATTCCAAAGACGGCACTTTCCACTTCACCTACCTACAGCCTCCCAGTCTATTTTCTCTGATATCTGGGATATTCTTGTAGACTGACTCCTAGATTCTATCTCCACTACCTTCCCTCGGTTTCTGTCCTCTGTGAAAGTACGACTCCTCCTTCACCCCCCGCCCTTTAGGGACTAAGGGGTTTGGAAAGCAGTAGAAAATGCAGAAAACACAGGCCTTTACCCTGGTTCCCCAAACCTTCTTTCCACCTTTTCATAGACTTGGCAGCAACCCACAGAAATaacgtttttagaaaaagaagcgTCCACTGGTGGCGCTGGAGAAGGTGGTGTAGGATTGAAGGGAAGGCTGGAATAATGGAGGAGAGGCCAAACTGTGAAGTCAGAGTCACAAAGAGACTTGATTCCTAAAGAGTAGCTTTCAAGGGGTTCATTTCTCTTTAGAAGCTTTCCTTTTTCGGCCTCTCAACAGAGTCCCTCGATGATATATGAGAGGGGGTTCTCTCTGAGAATGCCTGCTGGCCAGGCGCACCTCTAACTGCGGAGAAGACGGCAGTAAGCAACCCCCGCTAATTCTGCAGCCGCACCCCTCGGGGCGGCCAGCTCCCGGGCCCTAGTTCCGGCGGCCTGCTTCGCCCCCTCCCTCCTGCGTCTGGGTTTCACGGGGGCGGCCCTCCCTCCCAGGCTTCTACGAGATTGGCCGCGAGGACCCACCAATCGCGAGCTCCGGGAGGACCCACCAATCGCGAGCTCCGGGAGGACCCACCAATCGCGAGCTCCGGGAGGCGGGCTCAGAGCGCCGCCGGTTTGAGGAAGACGAGCCAATTTGAGTTGGCCGCGCCGTGCGCTCCGCGTGCGGGAGGGGCTGCGAGGCGAGGTCCGGCCCGGCGATTGGCCGCTTGGGTCCCACGCTCCCAGAACTGGTTCCCCGGGCCGGCTGGGGACCGACGCCGCTTCCGGCAGCCTGTTGGGTCGCCCTCTGGCCCCTTAGCTCCTCTGGTGGGCGCCGGAGGCTGTGTCGGTCGTACGGCAGAGAACCGTAAGTTGTACCCCCTTCACGGGGAGGGGGCTGAGGCCAAAGTGGAAAGGCTCGCTCCTGTCTCTCTTTGCTTCGGCCTCACCTCCGTGAACCTCCTGATATCCTCCCCTTAATCCGTCAAGACGTAGCTGAGACACCACCTCCTACCTGTGGCTTTCCTGGACGGCTTTTCTTGCAGAACTCGTTTGTCCCAGTCGATGGTAGTATTCTGCGCGTGCCTCTATTAGGGTGCACTCTCTGACAGTGCTTCTGTTTTAAATcatttgatttgatttgatttcagttgttaatggatctttattttatttatttatgtgcggcgctgagaattgaacctgttGCCGCGCACATGCcgggcaagcactctgctactgagctgcCATCCCTGCCCCTCTGAGAGAGTGTCTGTTCCTCTTAGATCATAAGGTTTTGTAGGGCAGGTTCTAGTACTTAATACAGAGTGCCCAGTGAGCGTTAATTGAATGGGATTGATTTCTGGATACTAGCACTCTCGGGGAGGCAGAATTTAAATTCCTTATATAATTAGGGAACAATAAGAGACTACAGTACATAATTACGGGCTTTTAAATTAGTGGTTCATAGTATTAGCGTTTCATAATTGCTTTCAGAATCCAGAGAAGAAAGAAGGCAAGAACTTGAGGGGAGTCTTTATGCATCACAAGGTCTGAAATTTGGAAAGACTATATAAATCTTGTATTCATTCTACAGATATTTATTGAGCGGCTACTATATGCCAGAAAAATGTTAGACAATGAGAATCATAGTGAATTATTTACTCTAGTTATGCATCGTTCTTTTGATAAACCCTTTTTAATAAATTGTTATTCAGCTTCTATGTAAACATCTTGTGGGGGGGACAGGATTAAAGGCAGGTCCTCTTGAATGCTAAGCATGCACTCTGCCACCAAGCTACACACCcagacccccccccccttttttaaatattttttcaagttgttgatggacatttatttatttatttatatgcggttctgagaattgaatccagtacctcacacatgctaggcaagggctataCCACTGAGTGGTCTGCCACTGTGCTGGCTCCcctgtttttaatgttttatatagagaccagggtcttgctgagttactttaggaccttgctaaattgctgaggctggctttgaactcaccccaGCCGCAGACCCTCTCTTTAATAAAAGAACTCCCTATTTTTCTTTGCAggtcattccattttttttttattgtattttttagttatagttagacacaatacctttatttatttatttatttatttttatgtgatgctgaagatagaacccagggcctcacacatgctaggcaagcgctctgccgctgagccacaacccaagccctcaTCATCCCATTTTTGATATTTGTTCTTCAGTCAATATCTAAAAAATTTTCTAAATAATATGTAGCTCAGGAGACCTATCCTAGTTGTagaagtcttttttattttttttttaggagcgagagagaattttttaatatttattttttagttttcagcggacacaacatctttgtttgtatgtggtgctgaggatcaaacccgggccatacacatgccaggcgagcacgctaccacttgagccacatccccagcccctagttgtAGCACTCTTAAAAGAAAATCattccttttatttattgattataGAAGTTATATGCgtttatttcagaaaatttggaaacataaagatataaagaAAAATGCCCATTATTTCATGGCCCtaatattaaatgataaatattattaatttttttttttaaagagagagagagaattttaattttttttttctttagttttcggcggacacaacatctttgtctgtatgtggtgctgaggatcgaacctgggacacatgcattccaggcgagcacgctgctgcttgagccacatccccagcccctattattaatattttgatatgtactatttcagtttctttctctgtatgtatatacacatacgaaattgtgtgtatatacatacatatgtatcttATACATAAATAGGACCATAAACAATAAGTAGAACTTTATATTGTTTCCCCCCACTCTGTATCGTGAACatttttctgcttttatttatttttattttttaaaatattgtttagttgttaatggatgtttattttttttatttatgtggtgctgaggatcaaacccagtgcctcacacattgtaggcaagcgctctaccactgagccaaaaccccagccccctgcttttaaatattatttcaagTTATGATTTTTATGGCTACATAATAGTCTAAAATgctatttgagtttttttttttttagagagaattttaatatttattttttagttatttggcggacccaacatctttgtttgtatgtggtgctgagaatcgaaccccggctgcacgcatgccaggcgagcgcgctaccgcttgagccacatccccagccccctatttgAGTTTTTTAATTGTTCATTTATTACTGCACCATTGAggttatttcaaaaattttgttttcataaGTAGCTCTTTGATGAACATACTTGTATATCTGCTTtttcgggttttttttttttttgtaccagagatttttacccagtggtgcttaaccagtaagccacatccccagtcctttttttttttttttttggtacagggattgaaccagggacactcgaccactgagccacatctccagccctgttttgtagtttatttagagtcagggtctcactgagttgcttaggctggctttgaactcgtgattttcctgtctcagcctccaagccactgggattacaggtttgcgcCACGGTGCTggctccccagtcctttttaatgttttatatagagatggggtcttgctgagttactttagga is a window encoding:
- the Ankrd34a gene encoding ankyrin repeat domain-containing protein 34A gives rise to the protein MLHTEGHALLRAVGQGKLRLARLLLEGGAYVNEGDAQGETALMAACRARYDDPQNKARMVRYLLEQGADPNIADRLGRTALMHACAGGGGAAVASLLLAHGADPSVRDHAGASALVHALDRGDRETLATLLDACKAKGTEVIIITTDTSPSGTKKTRQYLNSPPSPGVEDPAPAPPSPGVCTSPSEIQLQTAGGRGLLSPRAQEEEEKRDVFEFPLPKPPDDPSPSEPLPKPPRHPPKPLKRLNSEPWGLVAPPQPVPPAEGRPGIERLTAEFNGLTLTGRPRLSRRHSTEGPEDPPPWAEKVTGGGPLSRRNTAPEAQESGPPSGLRQKLSRMEPVELDTPGHLCPDSPESSRLSLERRRYSASPLTLPPAGSVPSPRQSQESLPGAVSPLSGRRRSPGLLERRGSGTLLLDHISQTRPGFLPPLNVSPHPPIPDIRPQPGGRAPSLPAPPHPGVPGSPRTKRKLVRRHSMQTEQIRLLGGFQSLGGPGESGR